A part of Arachis hypogaea cultivar Tifrunner chromosome 12, arahy.Tifrunner.gnm2.J5K5, whole genome shotgun sequence genomic DNA contains:
- the LOC114924895 gene encoding uncharacterized protein, translating to MKEFWGRLGYYPVGIVDAVGHKGGIWFLSTNLKFSCKILWAMNQCVTLEIDGGGRRWICSAVYGSPQATNRVELWSHLLDIGLCIQDPWVVVGDFNDILSVHEVKGGNFYSNRSSIFASTLDSCGLFYLTTSGRRFTWFCKIQRNKEIVKRLDRACCTTEWRLLFPEAFVEVLSRSHSDHCPLLIRCQEVPIKKGNQPFRFQAAWATHPDYKAIVQKSWDSTDFGIHRKLLGVQKASLEFNSTVFGNIFIKKRELEGYLNRIQRKMEADDDPILKHKEEELRAEYNIVLAQEELLWYQKSRDQWVRYGDRNTSFFHMQTILRRKSNKVHGLLVSDGSWSNDPEVLQMEVVHFFKNIFCSTEPVEVNCMGEIPMPSLSQDACDNLSKPVTMLEVKKALDNMSSFKAPGPDGFQVFFLQGILGCGGS from the coding sequence ATGAAAGAATTTTGGGGGAGATTAGGCTATTATCCTGTAGGgattgtagatgctgttggacacAAGGGAGGAATTTGGTTCCTCtctactaatttaaaattttcttgtaaAATTCTTTGGGCTATGAATCAATGTGTAACTTTGGAAATTGATGGTGGTGGACGAAGATGGATCTGCAGTGCGGTTTATGGCAGCCCTCAAGCCACTAATAGAGTAGAATTATGGAGTCATCTGCTTGATATTGGTTTGTGCATTCAGGACCCGTGGGTGGTGGTTGgggattttaatgatattttgagtGTTCATGAGGTGAAGGGGGGTAATTTCTATTCAAATCGCAGTAGTATCTTTGCAAGTACTCTAGATTCTTGTGGTCTTTTTTATCTAACAACCTCTGGAAGACGGTTTACTTGGTTCTGTAAAAttcaaagaaacaaagaaattgtaAAGAGATTGGATAGAGCTTGCTGTACTACAGAATGGCGCCTTCTTTTTCCAGAAGCTTTTGTTGAAGTTCTCAGTCGTTCCCACTCTGATCATTGTCCCCTACTTATCCGATGTCAAGAAGTTCCTATCAAGAAAGGAAACCAGCCTTTTAGATTCCAAGCGGCATGGGCAACGCATCCTGATTACAAGGCCATTGTTCAGAAATCTTGGGATAGTACAGactttggcatccataggaagttGCTGGGGGTCCAAAAAGCTTCGTTGGAATTCAACTCTACGGTCTTCGGCAATATTTTCATTAAAAAGAGGGAATTGGAGGGTTATTTGAATCGTATTCAACGAAAAATGGAAGCTGACGATGATCCGATTCTGAAGCACAAAGAGGAAGAATTGAGAGCTGAGTATAATATAGTTTTGGCCCAGGAAGAATTGCTTTGGTACCAGAAGTCAAGGGATCAATGGGTTCGGTATGGTGATAGAAATACTAGCTTTTTCCATATGCAAACCATCCTTAGAAGAAAATCTAACAAGGTTCATGGGTTGCTAGTCAGTGATGGGTCTTGGTCTAATGATCCGGAGGTTTTGCAAATGGAGGTTGttcatttcttcaaaaatattttttgttctactGAGCCTGTTGAGGTTAATTGCATGGGAGAAATTCCTATGCCATCTCTTAGCCAGGATGCTTGTGATAATTTGTCTAAACCAGTAACAATGTTGGAGGTTAAAAAAGCTCTGGATAATATGAGCTCGTTCAAAGCTCCTGGGCCGGatggttttcaagttttttttcttCAAGGAATATTGGGATGTGGTGGGTCATGA